The segment GATTGACTAATTAACGGTTAAGAAAATCGTTACTTAACCCTTTGGTTTAAATATTAGTGCACCAATAAAACCAAAAACGATGGCTGCAGAGATACCTGAGCTTGTCACTTCAAACATACCTGTTAAAACCCCAATTAATCCATGAGTTTCTGCCTCCTGCATAGCACCATGCACTAAGGCGTTTCCGAAGCTTGTGATAGGGATTGTTGCACCAGCCCCAGCAAAATCTGCAAACGGTTCATATAAGCCTAAGCCATCCAATATAGCTCCTGCGACTACTAAAGTAGTCAATGTATGAGCAGGTGTCAGTCTGGCCACATCAAACATCAGCTGACCAATTACACAAATTAAGCCTCCAATTACAAATGCCCAAAAAAACATTGGTAGCATTATTCCGCCTCCTTCCTCTATATTTCAATTGATACGGCATGAGCAATACATGGGATTGATTCCCCTTGCTGAACCGTCAGTGGAGACAATAACGCTCCTGTTGCGACAACTAATATTCTTTTATAAGTCCCTTTTTTCATTTCATTCAGCAAATGTCCATATAAGACTGTCGCAGAGCACCCAGCCCCACTTCCTCCTGATTGCACTGGCTGATCACTTTTATATACAAGCAATCCGCAGTCTTTGAATTTATTTTCATCCGTATAAATTCCCTTTTCCTTCAGAAGAGCCATCACTGAATCTCTGCCGATTTTGCCTAAATCGCCTGTAACGATTAAATCATAATGAGATGCATCAACACCTAAATCATTGAAATGAGCTTGAATAGTATCTGCTGCTGCTGGCGCCATTGCGCCGCCCATATTAAACGGATCTATTAAGCCCATATCCATTACCTTGCCTATTGTTGCCGCAGTAGTATATGGCGTATTTCTATAAGTTCCATCATTTTCTGTTAGCAGTGCCACCCCAGCTCCTGTGACTGTCCATTGTGCTGTCGGCGGCTTCTGACCGCCATACTCAGTAGGATAGCGAAACTGCTTCTCCACTGCTGCGTTATGGCTTGATGCACCTGTTAAAATATTTTTAGCTCCATTATAGTTAACAATAAAAGACGATAACGCAAGTCCCTCCATTGAAGTGGAACAGGCACCAAACAGACCGAAATATGGTATTTTTAAATCGCGGGCAGCAAAGCTAGAAGGAGTAATTTGGTTAATAAGATCGCCAGCAAGCAGAAATTGAATATCCTCAGCTGTTCGTCCGCTTTTTTGAAGAGCAGTTTGTGCAGCCTCTTCTAAAAGAACCCTATGGGCCTGTTCATAAGATGTTTTGCCCATCCATAAGTCTTCATGTAGAACATCAAAATCCTTCGCCAAATTCCCATTTCCTTCAAATGGTCCACCTGAAACACCTGTAGATTGTATAACAGGCTTGTTTTCAAAAATCCACGATTGCTTCCCTTTTAACAATTACATAACCCCCCTTGCCATCAAAACAATGGTTTTTATCAATGCAACAACAAAAGCAGAAAAAACACCAAAAAGAATGACAGAACCTGCCAATTTAAAAATATTTCCTCCTACTCCTAACACAAACCCCTCTGTACGATGCTCTATAGCTGCAGAAATAATGCTGTTTCCAAAGCCTGAGACCGGCACTGCACTTCCTGCTCCAGCAAATTGACCGAGGCGATCATAAATACCAAAACCAGTCAGCAGCATGGACAGGAATATGATTGTCGCACTTGTTGGGTTTCCCGATGTTTGCTCTGTAAAGTGGAAAAAATAAATATATAAAAAAGAAAACAATTGTCCCAGGGCACAAATAATCCCGCCAACAAAAAAAGCTTTTATGCAATTTTTTACTACTGGCCTCTTTGTTTCAAATTGCTTCTCTAGCTGCTCATACTGTTTTTGCTGTGGTGTCTTTTTTTTCTTCGCCATTATTACCTTCTCCTTATGTTAATTCATTGGTGAGATTAATTATTTCCTCAAGCCGCTTGTCCGCCTGCTTTTCACTATAATCCTTATCCTTCATCTTATCTCCAAGCCTGATGGACTCTAAAAATATCTTATAATCGCTCGATACAGTGAATGTATGGTCAGGAAACTTATCACTTAATATTTTGTTCAAATCACCTTCAATGCCCTTCATACGAAATCTGGACATATGCTTGACCTTGTAAGCAACAAGAATATCCTTCGAGCCTTTGATAACTGCCACATCGTAAATTGACTTTATGGAGCTGGCTTCATCTTTTACTTGTTCTACTAATATTTGCTCCAGCTGATCGGGATTTTTCGTAATGGTTAATGGAGCAGGATTAACCTTTGTGAATAGAGCCGTCCCGCTTGAAGGTGATGACTCCTCACAACCGGTCAGCACTAAAAGCATGATAATAAATAAACCCAAAAAACGTTTTTTATATGTCATATTCGTCCCTTCCTATGTAAAAGATGTATGTTTTTGCTTTGTTTTATTTTCTTCGTTTCTTTTGGTTTTTATGAAAAAAATTCAAAAATGAATTCACCCAACTTTTGTAAATAAAAAAAGAACGGCTTCGTCCGTTCTTTTCTAAATTATTATTATCCTTTTGATGTAAATACTTTCTTCCCACAGCCACAGCCAGATTTTTTCACCTTTTTTTTACGGGGTATAGCTGTTGTGGCTTCTTCTTTTTTTGTCGTTTTTTTCATCATTTCAAGACCTCCCGTTTGAATTTAGACATCAGAATATGTCTACCATATTGTATGTCAATGGAATTTTGTGTGTGTAAACAACTAGCCTATTAGACGAAGAACGTAAATTAATGGTTATAAACAACTCTCTGTACGACTGCTTCTATAATAGATGCAGCACCAGCAATCGCTAAAATAAGTACAAGCGGTAAACAAATAGCTGGTAGAAAATAATGTAAAAGGACAAGAAAAGCTGCACACCATATTCCTGTACACCAGTAACAGCTGATTAATTCACCAAAAAATCCCCTAACCTTCCCGGACTTCGGAACATAATATATCTCATCAGTTCCCTCTTCACCTTTTTCAATAATTTCATCAAGTACAAACCGCCGAAGGAATTCTGTTATGCGGTCAAACACTAATAATCTTGTCAGGCGAAATGTGGCTAAAACAAGGAGCAGCAGCTCCATCCATTCAATATTCAAATTTAGTCCTCCTTAAATTTTTTTCTTCTTACACCTTAATATGAAAAAATGGATCTTTAAGTGCCTATTAGCCACAGCAGACAGTCTAATTTCAGCTGAACAATTAGGCATGCGCCTAAATTTCAAGAAAAAAGGCGTTTGTCCGTAACCCATAAGGGCCTTCGGCAATATGTTAGTAGTGTAGTATCACAAAGAAAGAAACAAACAAGGAGGAAATCAATTATGGGTTGTGGAAAAAAAGATGATGTTTTAGGTACTTCTAGCTGTGTTTGCGAAGTGGTTCGCGCCATTAAAGATATTCAAGATAGTGCAGAAGATAACTGCGAATGTGAAACAAATTGCTTCTCTGAGCCACTAGGTTCACTTGTTTCCCCAACAAAACGCAGTAAAGCAGATACTCGCGTATTTGTATTAAAAACAGCTGACGGCTCACCTTTCCATGCTTTCTTCAGAGGAGATGACTGTGCATGTGTATCTATCTTCTTCCGCGTAGAAGAAGTTTTCGATAACTGCTGTGCAGTATTGAGAGTGCTTGCGCCAGTTACTAACACTCACTCTGGCAGAGAAACACTTGATATCACAGGACCAAAAGGCGTTGACCTTGGCAAAATCTGTGAAGTGGATGGATTCCGTCGCACAAGCGATTGCATTACAGTCGACTTGAAATGCTTCTGTGCAGTACAATGCATTGCTGACGTTGATTTAGACATCTGTGATTAATATAAGCGAAATCTTTACCCTTCAACCAGTCATTTTATATGGCTGGTTGTTTATTTTATTTATCATTTGCTTTATCCGTATAAAAGTATATAGCCAACTCTTAAGTAGGTGGGAAAATAATAATTGGAATTTTCCACAAAGCCAGCCGCACTACCCAAATTTTACTTTGTGCATGTTCGTTTTTTTATTGATGACGGAATCTGTCTTTCTTTCATATAATTTTTTAAACCTTAAACCAAAAGAACTTCTCCAGACGAAAGTTATATACAAGCAAAAAAAAAGACGCACTTTTAACAGTGCGTCTTTTTATTCGAGCGATGTTTACATACCGACCATTTTAACCTCGATAATTTTCTTTGTGAAAAGTGAGATTTCCTCGCCATCCATTAATTTCACTGTAACTGTCTTGTCAGCTTTACCTATTATAAATCCTCTGAATTGCTGGCCGTCTGCTACTGTCACAATACACGCAACTGGAGGCAGCTGTTTAGGAAAGTTAAAAAGATAAATCAGCTTTTCTTCTACGTCCATGTCTCTAAAGCTTTTAAGCTTGCGGAATGCTGGTTGGCGTACTGGAGTTTTTTGTTGTTCCGCCTGCTCGACATGATACTCATGTATTTGATCCCGAACAGCTGCTGGCGTTTCAATCATGCCGATTGCACTATCTTTTTCGGATATCTTTTCTTTTTTACTTTCAAGCATTGCTGTTCTTTCCATTTCCTCTCGTTGCTTTTGCTTTATTCTTTGTGCTTTTTTTGCTGAAAATGTAGTTTGCATGTTTTCTTTAACGATAGGTTTGTGCTGAAACAAGAGAGGTGATTCTTTTCTTGCCGTTTTCTTCCTCATACTGTCACCTCCTACTACATATAGGAACAAGAGTCACATAAGGTTCCGCTTGCCTACTTCACCCTAATGTATGCTGGGGCATGCATTAATGTTAATCACTATGCATTTGCTGATTGTCATTCTTTAAAAGATATTCTTATGACTGGAATACTATTCAAACAGAAATAAAGCACTGACCTATGCGGCCAGTGCTTTTGTGTTATTATGAAATAATATGGAATCCTGAATCAACGTGGATGTTTTCGCCTGTTATTCCTCTTGCCATATCGCTGAATAAGAATACAGCTGTATCCCCCACTTCTTCAGGAGTTGTCGTTCTTCTTAGCGGTGAACGGTCTTCAATCTCCTTCAGGATGGAGTTAAAGTCACTGATTCCTTTTGCAGACAGGGTACGGATCGGTCCTGCTGAAATCGAATTAACACGAATTCCTTCTTTTCCTAAATCAGATGCTAAGTAACGAACACTTGCATCAAGAGAAGCCTTTGCCACACCCATTACATTGTAATTTCTGATGGCACGTTCGCCGCCCAAATATGTCAGAGTAACAATGCTTCCGCCTTCTGTCATTAACCCTTTCGCTTCTTTAGCAACAGCAGTCAATGAATAAGAGCTGATGTTATGAGCAAGCATGAATCCTTCTCTTGTCGTATTCATGTAGTCTCCTTGAAGCTCTTCCTTGTTTGCAAAAGCGATGCAGTGGGCAATTCCATGAATTGTTCCAACATCGTTCTTAATTGTTTGGAAGCATTTTGCAATGTCTTCGTCATTTGTTACATCACATGGCAAGACGATGCTGTCAGATGTATCAAGTGTAGCCACAAGGTCACGTACACTTTTCTCCAATCTTTCTCCTGCATATGTGAACACTAAACGTGCACCTGCTTTATGAAGGGATGTCGCAATGCCCCATGCAATGCTTCTTTTGTTTGCTACCCCCATAACGACATAGGTTTTGCCTTTTAATGAAAAGCTCATATTTTATCCTCCTAAAATATATTACAAGTTATTAGTACCTAGTACTAATTTTACTATACTATAACCAAAAAGAAAAGTACTGTACAGTAGTCATTTGGTTTATTTTCCAATGAAGTATTTCTATATTCGTTCTAAATTCCTCTTCAGTTCCCTTACATATTCCTCTGATCCCGTTACGATTAAATGATCATATAGCTGAAGTTCCGTATCTCCATGCGGTATAACTGAATCTGCTCCCCTGAAAATACGCACAAAAATTACATCTCCTGTAAAAGGGAATTTTCTTAATGACATTCCTTCAAACCCTTTATTCTTAATCGTAATTTCATGTAAAGAAGTCTCGTTATTTCCTAACAATGCAAGAATGCTTGGTGATTGTATCATTGCCTTAAGCAAAGCTTTTGTTGATGTAAATGATGAAAATACTTCAATCCCTTCGCTTTGCAGATAGGCTTCCTTATCAATGTCTTCCATTCTGCATATAACCCTATCAATCCCAGCTTGCTTTAAAAGAATGCTCATTCTTTCATTTTCACTGCTGTCTCCTGTAGAAACAACTACAATATCTGATGCCACTATGTTCGTATTCATTATCACTTCTTCGGTATAATTATCCAGCTCTGTTATTTCAAATAATGAATCAGCAATTTGTAAATCAAGCTTTTCTTGTTTTTTATGATAAAACTTCACCTTGTAATAAGGTGCCTTTAATTCTTGATACAGCTGCATGGTTATCTGATTCACACCAATGATTGAAATATTTACTGCCTTTTCCCCTGCTGTTTCCTTCGGGAAAAGCTTTTTGAAAACGATTGGTGTAATAATACATGAAATTATTGCGACAAGAATAAATATCCCGCTCATTTGGGGGGTAATAATATTCATTCTTTCTCCGATTGTTGCTGCTGCAATTACTAGAGATAATGTTGAAGTCAATAAAAATCCTGATGACACTACAGTGCTGTTGTCATACCACTTCTTTAAATAAAAGACTGGCACCATCTTGCTTGCTAATAACGCCAGCAATAAAAGCGGTATAAATAAAAGGAGCATTGGATCTGTAAAAAGTGACCATAAATCCATCTTTACGCCAATCATAACGAAAAATATTGGAATTAAAAATCCATAGCCAAACGAATCCAGTTGATGCACAAGCTCTTCATTTGGTGACAACAGCGACACTAGAACTCCTGCCAAAAAAGCCCCAAGAATATTTTCCGCACCGACTGTTTCAGACAATGCTACTAAGAAAATAATTAACGCAAATACAGCCCTTGTGCCTATCTGAACTGTTCCTTTTGACATAGAATCTGCCGTATTTTTGTTTTTGAAGCGTCTGCCTGCAAAATATAAAAGCACTCCTGCTGCAAAAAGAATTAGTAAAAGCCATGTGTTACCGCCGCTTTCATGAATGGAGGCAAATACTGCAAGCAAGATCATTGTTGCAAGATCAGCGATAACCGCAACAAGCAGGATTATTTGCCCTATTGCTGTTTTCATGATATTTGCTTCTTTTAAAGTTGGTACAACCACCCCAAGAGAAATAGTAGAGATGATAATAGTCATTAAGAAAATACTATCAACAAAGCCTGCGAGCACAAATAAACAGCTCAAAATAAGCGATAAAGCAAAAATAGCCACAAAGATAATGATAGACGTTGAAAACGGCTTTGGCTCAAGCTTGCCATTCGACAATGTCTCTCTTTTTTTCTT is part of the Niallia taxi genome and harbors:
- the spoVAE gene encoding stage V sporulation protein AE: MLPMFFWAFVIGGLICVIGQLMFDVARLTPAHTLTTLVVAGAILDGLGLYEPFADFAGAGATIPITSFGNALVHGAMQEAETHGLIGVLTGMFEVTSSGISAAIVFGFIGALIFKPKG
- the spoVAD gene encoding stage V sporulation protein AD; protein product: MLKGKQSWIFENKPVIQSTGVSGGPFEGNGNLAKDFDVLHEDLWMGKTSYEQAHRVLLEEAAQTALQKSGRTAEDIQFLLAGDLINQITPSSFAARDLKIPYFGLFGACSTSMEGLALSSFIVNYNGAKNILTGASSHNAAVEKQFRYPTEYGGQKPPTAQWTVTGAGVALLTENDGTYRNTPYTTAATIGKVMDMGLIDPFNMGGAMAPAAADTIQAHFNDLGVDASHYDLIVTGDLGKIGRDSVMALLKEKGIYTDENKFKDCGLLVYKSDQPVQSGGSGAGCSATVLYGHLLNEMKKGTYKRILVVATGALLSPLTVQQGESIPCIAHAVSIEI
- the spoVAC gene encoding stage V sporulation protein AC, coding for MAKKKKTPQQKQYEQLEKQFETKRPVVKNCIKAFFVGGIICALGQLFSFLYIYFFHFTEQTSGNPTSATIIFLSMLLTGFGIYDRLGQFAGAGSAVPVSGFGNSIISAAIEHRTEGFVLGVGGNIFKLAGSVILFGVFSAFVVALIKTIVLMARGVM
- a CDS encoding sporulation protein, which translates into the protein MTYKKRFLGLFIIMLLVLTGCEESSPSSGTALFTKVNPAPLTITKNPDQLEQILVEQVKDEASSIKSIYDVAVIKGSKDILVAYKVKHMSRFRMKGIEGDLNKILSDKFPDHTFTVSSDYKIFLESIRLGDKMKDKDYSEKQADKRLEEIINLTNELT
- a CDS encoding DUF1360 domain-containing protein, translating into MNIEWMELLLLVLATFRLTRLLVFDRITEFLRRFVLDEIIEKGEEGTDEIYYVPKSGKVRGFFGELISCYWCTGIWCAAFLVLLHYFLPAICLPLVLILAIAGAASIIEAVVQRVVYNH
- a CDS encoding CotY/CotZ family spore coat protein → MGCGKKDDVLGTSSCVCEVVRAIKDIQDSAEDNCECETNCFSEPLGSLVSPTKRSKADTRVFVLKTADGSPFHAFFRGDDCACVSIFFRVEEVFDNCCAVLRVLAPVTNTHSGRETLDITGPKGVDLGKICEVDGFRRTSDCITVDLKCFCAVQCIADVDLDICD
- a CDS encoding CotO family spore coat protein — encoded protein: MRKKTARKESPLLFQHKPIVKENMQTTFSAKKAQRIKQKQREEMERTAMLESKKEKISEKDSAIGMIETPAAVRDQIHEYHVEQAEQQKTPVRQPAFRKLKSFRDMDVEEKLIYLFNFPKQLPPVACIVTVADGQQFRGFIIGKADKTVTVKLMDGEEISLFTKKIIEVKMVGM
- the fabI gene encoding enoyl-ACP reductase FabI, with the protein product MSFSLKGKTYVVMGVANKRSIAWGIATSLHKAGARLVFTYAGERLEKSVRDLVATLDTSDSIVLPCDVTNDEDIAKCFQTIKNDVGTIHGIAHCIAFANKEELQGDYMNTTREGFMLAHNISSYSLTAVAKEAKGLMTEGGSIVTLTYLGGERAIRNYNVMGVAKASLDASVRYLASDLGKEGIRVNSISAGPIRTLSAKGISDFNSILKEIEDRSPLRRTTTPEEVGDTAVFLFSDMARGITGENIHVDSGFHIIS
- a CDS encoding monovalent cation:proton antiporter family protein, coding for MEHGASVMSLMIVIIVALLTPIILHRLKLNVIPVVVAEIIMGLIIGKSGFNLVEQDTWLETLSTLGFIFLMFLSGLEIDFKSFSSKKKRETLSNGKLEPKPFSTSIIIFVAIFALSLILSCLFVLAGFVDSIFLMTIIISTISLGVVVPTLKEANIMKTAIGQIILLVAVIADLATMILLAVFASIHESGGNTWLLLILFAAGVLLYFAGRRFKNKNTADSMSKGTVQIGTRAVFALIIFLVALSETVGAENILGAFLAGVLVSLLSPNEELVHQLDSFGYGFLIPIFFVMIGVKMDLWSLFTDPMLLLFIPLLLLALLASKMVPVFYLKKWYDNSTVVSSGFLLTSTLSLVIAAATIGERMNIITPQMSGIFILVAIISCIITPIVFKKLFPKETAGEKAVNISIIGVNQITMQLYQELKAPYYKVKFYHKKQEKLDLQIADSLFEITELDNYTEEVIMNTNIVASDIVVVSTGDSSENERMSILLKQAGIDRVICRMEDIDKEAYLQSEGIEVFSSFTSTKALLKAMIQSPSILALLGNNETSLHEITIKNKGFEGMSLRKFPFTGDVIFVRIFRGADSVIPHGDTELQLYDHLIVTGSEEYVRELKRNLERI